The Microcystis aeruginosa NIES-843 sequence CATTCCGGGATTACTCAAGGCTTTAGAAGACTCTGATGTGTTTGTTCGTAGGAAGGCAGCCTTCGCTTTGGGTAAGATTGGTTCAGAAACAGCCATTCCGGGATTACTCAAGGCTTTAGAAGACTCTAATCAGTATGTTCGTAGCAACGCAGCCTTCGCTTTGGGTAAGATTGGTTCAGAAACAGCCATTCCGGGATTACTCAAGGCTTTAGAAGACTCTAATCAGTATGTTCGTAGCAACGCAGCCTTCGCTTTGGGTGAAATTGGCTCAGAAACAGCCATTCCGGGATTACTCAAGGCTTTAGAAGACTCTGATGAGGATGTTCGTAGCAACGCAGCCTTCGCTTTGGGTGAAATTGGCTCGGAAACAGCCATTGCGGGGTTACTCAAGGCTTTAGAAGACTCTAATCAGTATGTTCGTAGCAACGCAGCCTTCGCTTTGGGTGAAATTGGCTCAGAAACAGCCATTCCGGGATTACTCAAGGCTTTAGAAGACTCTGATGAGGATGTTCGTAGCAACGCAGCCTTCGCTTTGGGTGAAATTGGCTCGGAAACAGCCATTGCGGGGTTACTCAAGGCTTTAGTGGGACTTAAACGCCAAATAAAGATCAAATCGAGTATAATCGTTAAAGAGTAAGCACTTTACGTTGAAAGATCAGCGATGAAAGAGACAACCCCAGCCGCGATGCCCCCATGCTTTGACCGATGGTGTCGGCGGTTTGACAATTGCTTCAAAAACGAAGCGCAAAAAAACGGCTTCAGACAATATTTAGGAGGATTATTAGGGGAAAGTGAGCGGAAAAACCTCACTCAAATGGCCAATAATGCCGTCGGAGTAGTTTATAACCGATTACATCACTTTTTGACCGAATCTCCCTGGTCAGACCGTCAGGTGAATGAATGTCGGTTGCAAGTGATGAACCAATGCCGCCAGACGCAAATCCCCCGAGGATTTTCCCTGATTGTCGATGACTCAGGACATCGAAAAAGTGGCAATCTGACCGCCGGAGTTGGCAGGCAGTACCTAGGAGAAATTGGCAAGACAGACAACGGAATAGTCGCCGTCACTACCCATCTCTACGACGGCAAAAAAAGTGTCCCCCTAGACATTGAAATTTATCAACCGGCTAGTTCCTTAGCCGAGGGGAAAGAAGACAAAGAATTTAAGAAGAAACCAGAGATAGCGATAGATTTAATTGACCGGAGCTTAACCAGAGGCTATCGACCGAAAATCGTCTTAATAGATGCTGGTTATGGCAACAACACAAATTTTCTCAAAGCCCTGGAAGAAAGAAAGCTAAAATACTTAGGAGGATTGGCAAAAAATCGAAAAGTAATTATTGAAAAAGAAGGGGGTGTGGAAGAAACAATCCAGCTTGAGCAACTAGCAAAAAGCCTATCAGAAAAGGATTGG is a genomic window containing:
- a CDS encoding IS701-like element ISMae34 family transposase; the protein is MKETTPAAMPPCFDRWCRRFDNCFKNEAQKNGFRQYLGGLLGESERKNLTQMANNAVGVVYNRLHHFLTESPWSDRQVNECRLQVMNQCRQTQIPRGFSLIVDDSGHRKSGNLTAGVGRQYLGEIGKTDNGIVAVTTHLYDGKKSVPLDIEIYQPASSLAEGKEDKEFKKKPEIAIDLIDRSLTRGYRPKIVLIDAGYGNNTNFLKALEERKLKYLGGLAKNRKVIIEKEGGVEETIQLEQLAKSLSEKDWEKITLNLDKEKTVWVAVFRAKISQLEGERNLAIVMNASSMEKATEVDYFITNVVEADTVTASWIVRTYTERNWVEVFYREAKGWLGLREYQVRDKRSLLRHFILVFCAYTFILWHKLTGGLQRQWANRPLNTFVEALEAFRTAMSFRFFEWLTENRDVFAAYKASLGFVWA